The Deltaproteobacteria bacterium genome has a segment encoding these proteins:
- a CDS encoding NAAT family transporter: MPLPSEYMKLVKAVIGVVAIVNPLGAIPVFLSLAESKSRNERSRIARVAAIAVGVILILSAWIGEFILAFFGITISALRIGGGLLIVLMSIDMLHSRMSGARHTDEEAAEAQGKEDIAVVPLAIPLMAGPGAISLVIVNAHQAGTWEGRLLFTLGIAVVSIIVWAVLHLADPLGRALGVTGLNIATRIMGLLLAAIGVQFIVMGLLKLFPGLA; encoded by the coding sequence ATGCCGCTGCCATCAGAATACATGAAACTTGTCAAGGCCGTTATCGGCGTCGTGGCGATTGTAAATCCTTTGGGAGCCATCCCTGTTTTTCTTTCGTTGGCTGAAAGTAAATCCCGGAATGAACGCAGTCGTATCGCCCGTGTCGCCGCCATAGCCGTCGGTGTAATCCTGATACTCTCGGCATGGATCGGGGAGTTCATCCTGGCTTTTTTCGGAATCACCATATCGGCCCTTCGGATCGGCGGCGGGCTTCTGATTGTGCTGATGTCCATCGATATGCTGCACTCTCGCATGAGCGGCGCCCGTCATACCGATGAAGAGGCGGCAGAGGCCCAGGGCAAAGAAGATATCGCCGTGGTGCCGCTGGCCATACCGTTGATGGCCGGTCCGGGGGCAATCAGCCTGGTGATCGTAAACGCACATCAGGCAGGAACCTGGGAAGGCCGCCTGCTGTTCACCCTGGGGATCGCTGTTGTGTCAATTATCGTATGGGCCGTTTTGCACCTGGCGGATCCGCTGGGCAGGGCACTCGGCGTAACCGGGCTCAATATCGCGACGAGGATTATGGGCCTCCTGCTGGCGGCGATCGGCGTACAGTTTATTGTCATGGGCCTTCTGAAACTCTTCCCCGGCCTTGCCTGA
- a CDS encoding RNA pseudouridine synthase, whose translation MQVLFLDNHLFIVHKPAGMLVQGDRTGDRTLLDMARAFLKERFHKPGNVYLAIVHRLDRPVSGVLLFARTSKAAGRLAGQFRNRRVRKIYRAMVEGKVAAGGTLTHRLLRREGRSVVVEEGGREARLRFRRLGYAKGISHIEVELLTGRHHQIRVQFAHTGHPVIGDFRYGSRVPFGDRALALHARSLTILHPTRGEEMIFVDEPGPEWTLPGLHPSC comes from the coding sequence CTGCAGGTCCTCTTCCTTGACAACCATCTTTTCATTGTCCACAAGCCGGCGGGGATGCTGGTGCAGGGGGACCGGACCGGGGACCGGACACTCCTGGATATGGCCCGTGCCTTCCTCAAGGAACGCTTTCACAAACCGGGCAATGTCTACCTTGCAATAGTTCACCGCCTGGACCGGCCGGTTTCGGGGGTTCTTCTCTTTGCCCGCACTTCGAAAGCGGCGGGGCGCCTGGCCGGACAGTTCCGGAACCGCCGGGTGAGAAAGATCTACCGGGCGATGGTCGAGGGAAAGGTTGCCGCCGGAGGAACCCTGACGCATCGCCTGCTCCGCAGGGAAGGACGAAGCGTGGTCGTGGAAGAGGGGGGGCGGGAGGCGAGGCTCCGGTTCCGGCGTCTCGGCTATGCAAAAGGGATCTCCCATATCGAGGTCGAGCTTCTTACCGGCAGGCACCACCAGATTCGGGTCCAGTTCGCTCATACCGGCCATCCCGTGATCGGGGATTTCCGGTACGGATCGAGGGTTCCCTTCGGTGACCGCGCCCTGGCCCTCCACGCCCGCTCCCTCACGATCCTTCACCCCACCCGCGGGGAGGAGATGATCTTCGTCGATGAACCCGGCCCGGAATGGACGCTTCCTGGTCTCCACCCGTCCTGCTGA